A single genomic interval of Peribacillus sp. FSL H8-0477 harbors:
- a CDS encoding deoxynucleoside kinase, which translates to MKSTPFITVEGPIGVGKTSLAKALSNHFQFSLLKEIVDENPFLGKFYNNIEEWSFQTEMFFLCNRYKQLEDIQAKYLAQEKSVVADYHIFKNLIFAQRTLKDQQYDKYLEIFTILTKDMPKPNMVIYLDASLETLFNRIGKRGRDFEKNISPLYLEQLSLDYKTFMETFEKQHPDIPVLRFNGDLMDFVENKDDLEAIVTQIEFALHKGVFTHEPSEKI; encoded by the coding sequence ATGAAAAGCACACCGTTTATTACCGTTGAGGGCCCAATTGGTGTGGGGAAGACATCTCTTGCAAAAGCACTCTCTAACCATTTTCAATTTTCATTGTTAAAGGAAATCGTTGACGAAAATCCTTTTCTCGGAAAATTTTATAATAATATCGAAGAGTGGAGCTTTCAAACAGAAATGTTTTTCCTTTGTAATCGCTATAAGCAGCTGGAAGATATTCAAGCTAAATATCTAGCTCAAGAGAAATCCGTAGTAGCCGATTACCATATCTTCAAAAATCTTATCTTCGCCCAAAGAACCCTGAAGGACCAACAATATGATAAATACTTAGAGATCTTTACTATTTTAACGAAAGACATGCCCAAGCCAAATATGGTGATCTATCTTGATGCAAGTCTGGAAACCTTATTTAACCGTATTGGTAAACGGGGCAGGGATTTCGAAAAAAACATTAGCCCCCTCTATCTAGAACAATTATCCCTGGATTATAAAACCTTTATGGAAACTTTCGAAAAACAACATCCGGATATTCCGGTACTGCGCTTTAATGGCGACCTAATGGATTTCGTTGAGAATAAGGATGATTTAGAGGCAATTGTAACTCAAATTGAATTTGCACTTCACAAAGGAGTTTTTACACATGAACCTTCGGAAAAAATATGA
- a CDS encoding deoxynucleoside kinase, with translation MNLRKKYDIPANSVITIAGTVGVGKSTMTNALANALQFRTSFEKVDTNPYLDKFYDDFDRWSFHLQIYFLAERFKEQKRIFEYGGGFIQDRSIYEDTGIFAKMHYEKGTMNPTDYETYTSLFDAMVLTPYFPHPDLVIYLEGSLDDILSRIKDRGRPMEQTTPIAYWTEMHQRYEQWINQFNACPVLRLNINDYDLVSSEGSIEPIVERIASYMDQTKRLRRI, from the coding sequence ATGAACCTTCGGAAAAAATATGATATACCCGCTAACTCTGTCATTACGATTGCTGGCACGGTTGGCGTCGGTAAATCAACCATGACAAACGCTTTAGCAAATGCTTTACAATTTAGAACTTCATTCGAAAAAGTCGACACTAATCCTTATCTTGATAAGTTCTATGATGATTTTGACCGCTGGAGCTTTCATCTACAAATTTATTTTTTAGCAGAACGCTTTAAGGAACAAAAGAGAATCTTTGAGTATGGCGGCGGATTTATCCAAGATCGCTCCATTTATGAAGACACCGGTATTTTCGCTAAAATGCATTATGAAAAAGGGACGATGAATCCTACCGACTATGAAACCTATACAAGTTTGTTTGATGCTATGGTATTAACACCTTACTTCCCTCATCCAGACTTAGTGATTTATTTAGAAGGTTCACTAGACGACATCCTAAGCCGTATTAAAGACCGTGGTCGTCCAATGGAACAAACGACTCCTATTGCTTATTGGACAGAAATGCACCAACGCTACGAACAATGGATTAATCAATTCAATGCCTGTCCAGTATTACGTTTGAATATAAATGATTACGATCTAGTAAGCAGCGAAGGTTCGATTGAGCCGATTGTCGAGCGCATCGCCTCTTATATGGATCAAACAAAAAGGTTAAGAAGAATATAA